A region of Massilia sp. WG5 DNA encodes the following proteins:
- the rfaE1 gene encoding D-glycero-beta-D-manno-heptose-7-phosphate kinase, with protein MHQDIPSRLLPTDSYRQAEAPALETVRLLVVGDVMLDRYWFGDVARISPEAPVPVVRIERREARLGGAANVARNAAALGAHCGLLGVVGNDEAGDEVEQILRESSIDSYLKRDEQISTIVKLRVIGRQQQMVRIDFEEAPSETTLRDKLTQFKAVLPDYDVIIFSDYNKGSLVNVAEMIRMARDAGKTVMVDPKGDDFTPYRGATILTPNKSELKRIVGAWKTEEQLTEKAQNLREELGLTALLLTRSEEGMSLYTADEVLHVHADAREVFDVSGAGDTVIATMAAMLGAGAPLAEALATANRAGGIVVGKLGTATVTRDELFAQRRRTDDSHS; from the coding sequence ATGCACCAGGACATCCCAAGCCGCCTGCTGCCGACCGACAGCTACCGCCAGGCCGAAGCACCGGCCCTGGAGACCGTCCGCCTGCTGGTGGTCGGCGACGTCATGCTCGACCGCTACTGGTTCGGCGACGTCGCGCGCATCTCGCCGGAAGCCCCGGTCCCGGTGGTGCGCATCGAGCGCCGCGAAGCCCGCCTGGGCGGCGCCGCCAACGTGGCGCGCAACGCCGCCGCGCTGGGCGCCCACTGCGGCCTGCTGGGCGTGGTCGGCAACGACGAGGCCGGCGACGAGGTCGAGCAGATCCTGCGCGAATCCAGCATCGACAGCTACCTGAAGCGGGACGAGCAGATCTCCACCATCGTCAAGCTGCGCGTGATCGGCCGCCAGCAGCAGATGGTGCGCATCGACTTCGAGGAAGCGCCCAGCGAGACCACGCTGCGCGACAAGCTGACCCAGTTCAAGGCCGTGCTGCCGGACTACGACGTCATCATCTTCTCCGACTACAACAAGGGCAGCCTGGTCAACGTGGCGGAGATGATCCGCATGGCGCGCGACGCCGGCAAGACCGTCATGGTCGACCCGAAAGGCGACGACTTCACGCCTTACCGCGGCGCCACCATCCTGACCCCGAACAAGTCGGAACTCAAGCGCATCGTCGGCGCCTGGAAGACCGAGGAGCAGCTCACCGAAAAGGCCCAGAACCTGCGCGAAGAGCTGGGCCTGACGGCGCTGCTGCTGACCCGTTCGGAAGAGGGCATGAGCCTGTACACGGCCGACGAGGTGCTGCACGTGCACGCGGACGCGCGCGAGGTGTTCGACGTTTCCGGCGCGGGCGATACCGTGATCGCGACCATGGCCGCGATGCTGGGCGCGGGCGCACCGCTGGCCGAAGCGCTGGCCACCGCCAACCGGGCCGGCGGCATCGTTGTCGGCAAGCTGGGCACCGCCACCGTCACCCGCGACGAGCTGTTCGCGCAGCGCCGCCGCACCGACGACTCTCATTCTTGA
- a CDS encoding helix-hairpin-helix domain-containing protein, with amino-acid sequence MIKKLFLAIAALAASMSMAFAQVDVNKADAAALDSVKGVGPAMSKTILDERKKGEFKDWADFQKRVKGVGEKRAAKLSEAGLQVNGKSMEGAPMAAASGAAKAKTDEKAAKPAKASKTAAKPEAGAKAAS; translated from the coding sequence ATGATCAAGAAACTGTTTCTCGCAATCGCTGCGCTGGCGGCGTCGATGAGCATGGCCTTCGCCCAGGTCGACGTCAACAAGGCCGATGCCGCGGCGCTGGATTCGGTGAAGGGCGTCGGTCCCGCCATGTCGAAGACCATCCTCGACGAACGCAAGAAAGGCGAGTTCAAGGACTGGGCCGACTTCCAGAAGCGCGTGAAGGGCGTGGGCGAGAAGCGCGCCGCCAAGCTGTCCGAAGCCGGCCTGCAGGTGAACGGCAAATCGATGGAAGGTGCGCCGATGGCTGCCGCTTCCGGCGCCGCCAAGGCCAAGACCGACGAGAAGGCCGCCAAGCCGGCCAAGGCCTCGAAGACGGCTGCGAAGCCTGAGGCAGGCGCTAAAGCCGCCAGCTGA